From one Gemmobacter sp. genomic stretch:
- the pepN gene encoding aminopeptidase N, which translates to MQDAAPQTIHLADYRPYPFRVETVDLAFQLAPAATRVRSRIVFAPLVPGTDLRLEGEGLRLIAASIDGAALALEPDATGLTVPAALLPDRPFLWEAEVEIAPQGNTALEGLYMSGGMYCTQCEAEGFRKITFYPDRPDMMAPFRVRIEGDMPVLLSNGNLVAEGPGWAEWHDPWPKPAYLFALVAGDLRAHPGRFTTRSGRDVALNIWVRPGDEARCDWALQSLIRSMDWDERVYGREYDLDIFNIVAVDDFNMGAMENKGLNIFNSKLVLASPATATDTDYERIEAVIAHEYFHNWTGNRITCRDWFQLCLKEGLTVYRDQQFSGDLRSHAVKRIEDVLTLRARQFREDAGPLAHPVRPESFVEINNFYTATVYEKGAELIGMLRRLVGDDGYARALDLYFDRHDGQACTIEDWLTVFQDATGRDLRQFARWYSQAGTPRVAVREDWRDGRYALTLSQHLPAAPGQPDPQPLHIPVAVGLLNPNGDQVVPTTVLELTGAEQTFTFDGLASRPVPSVLRGFSAPVILDHPQDDATRAFLLAHDTDPFNRWEAGRALAKQVLARMVADGAATAPDWLDAMARLIRDETLDPAFRALALRLPGEDDMAQTLHETGIVPDPDRIHRTRRQMAEALARHLAADLPSLWDSLRQPGPFSPEAPAAGRRALRNAVLALMNRIDNGAHAAQAWAQADNMTDRIAALGCLIEAGQGGPEIAAFAQDWAQDRLVMDKWFTLQIAHAAPAQAVETAARLTARADFDWKNPNRFRAAIGALTANHAGFHQADGSGYRLVADWLIRLDPVNPQTAARMSTAFETLARYDADRQGLIRAELSRIRATPGLSRDLSEMTARMLG; encoded by the coding sequence ATGCAGGATGCCGCGCCCCAGACCATCCATCTGGCCGACTACCGCCCCTATCCCTTTCGCGTCGAGACGGTGGATCTGGCCTTTCAGCTGGCGCCGGCGGCCACGCGGGTGCGGTCGCGCATCGTCTTTGCGCCGCTGGTTCCCGGCACCGACCTGCGGCTGGAGGGCGAGGGGCTGCGTCTGATCGCGGCCAGCATCGACGGCGCGGCCCTGGCGCTGGAACCCGATGCCACCGGCCTGACCGTGCCGGCCGCCCTGCTGCCCGACCGCCCCTTTCTGTGGGAGGCCGAGGTCGAGATCGCGCCGCAAGGGAATACCGCGCTGGAAGGGCTGTACATGTCGGGCGGCATGTATTGCACGCAATGCGAGGCCGAGGGGTTCCGCAAGATCACCTTCTACCCCGACCGCCCCGATATGATGGCCCCCTTCCGCGTGCGGATCGAGGGGGACATGCCGGTGCTGCTGTCGAACGGCAATCTGGTGGCCGAGGGGCCGGGCTGGGCCGAATGGCACGATCCCTGGCCGAAGCCCGCCTATCTGTTCGCGCTGGTGGCCGGTGATCTGCGCGCGCATCCGGGGCGGTTCACCACCCGGTCCGGGCGCGATGTGGCGCTGAACATCTGGGTGCGCCCGGGGGACGAAGCCCGCTGCGACTGGGCGCTGCAATCGCTGATCCGGTCGATGGACTGGGATGAACGGGTTTACGGGCGTGAATACGACCTGGACATTTTCAACATCGTCGCCGTCGACGACTTCAACATGGGCGCGATGGAGAACAAGGGGTTGAACATTTTCAACTCCAAGCTGGTCCTCGCCTCGCCGGCCACGGCGACCGATACCGATTATGAACGGATCGAGGCGGTGATCGCCCATGAATATTTCCACAACTGGACCGGCAACCGCATCACCTGCCGCGACTGGTTCCAGCTGTGCCTGAAGGAAGGGCTGACCGTCTACCGCGACCAGCAGTTCAGCGGCGATCTGCGGTCGCATGCGGTGAAGCGGATCGAGGATGTGCTGACCCTGCGCGCCCGTCAGTTCCGCGAGGATGCCGGGCCGCTGGCCCATCCGGTGCGGCCCGAGAGCTTTGTCGAGATCAACAACTTCTACACCGCCACCGTCTATGAAAAGGGCGCCGAGCTGATCGGGATGCTGCGCCGGCTGGTGGGCGACGATGGCTATGCCCGCGCGCTGGATCTGTATTTCGACCGCCACGATGGCCAGGCCTGCACGATCGAGGATTGGCTGACGGTGTTCCAGGATGCCACGGGGCGCGACCTGCGCCAGTTCGCGCGCTGGTATTCCCAGGCCGGAACGCCGCGCGTCGCGGTGCGCGAAGACTGGCGGGATGGCCGCTATGCCCTGACACTTTCGCAACATCTGCCGGCGGCTCCCGGCCAGCCGGACCCGCAGCCCTTGCACATTCCGGTCGCGGTGGGGCTGTTGAACCCCAATGGCGATCAGGTGGTGCCGACCACGGTGCTGGAACTGACCGGGGCCGAACAGACCTTCACCTTCGACGGGCTGGCCAGCCGCCCGGTGCCGTCGGTCCTGCGCGGGTTTTCGGCGCCGGTGATCCTGGATCATCCGCAGGATGATGCCACCCGCGCCTTCCTGCTGGCCCATGACACCGACCCCTTCAACAGGTGGGAAGCGGGCCGCGCACTGGCCAAGCAGGTGCTGGCCCGCATGGTGGCCGATGGTGCCGCCACCGCGCCGGACTGGCTGGATGCCATGGCGCGCCTGATCCGCGACGAGACGCTGGACCCGGCCTTTCGCGCGCTGGCCCTGCGGCTGCCCGGCGAAGACGACATGGCCCAGACCCTGCATGAAACGGGCATCGTCCCCGACCCCGACCGCATCCACCGCACCCGCCGCCAGATGGCCGAGGCGCTGGCCCGCCATCTGGCCGCCGACCTGCCATCCTTGTGGGACAGCCTGCGCCAGCCCGGGCCCTTTTCGCCCGAGGCGCCGGCAGCGGGCCGCCGCGCGCTGCGCAATGCCGTGCTGGCGCTGATGAACCGCATCGACAATGGCGCCCATGCCGCCCAGGCCTGGGCCCAGGCCGACAACATGACCGACCGGATCGCCGCCCTTGGCTGCCTGATCGAGGCGGGGCAAGGCGGGCCGGAAATCGCCGCCTTTGCACAGGACTGGGCGCAGGACCGGCTGGTGATGGACAAGTGGTTCACGTTGCAGATCGCCCATGCCGCCCCTGCCCAGGCGGTAGAAACCGCCGCCCGGCTGACCGCGCGCGCCGATTTCGACTGGAAGAACCCCAACCGCTTCCGCGCCGCCATCGGCGCGCTGACGGCCAATCACGCGGGCTTTCATCAGGCCGACGGCAGCGGCTACCGGCTGGTCGCCGACTGGCTGATCCGGCTGGATCCGGTCAACCCGCAGACCGCGGCCCGGATGTCCACCGCCTTTGAAACGCTGGCCCGCTACGATGCCGACCGTCAGGGCCTGATCCGGGCCGAACTGTCGCGCATCCGGGCCACGCCGGGGCTCAGCCGCGATCTGTCGGAAATGACGGCCCGGATGCTCGGCTGA
- the hisD gene encoding histidinol dehydrogenase: protein MPHVLTTADADFPARLTAILSMKREDAPDVDAAVAAIIADVRHRGDAAVIELTARFDRLELTPGTLAFTPAEIDAACAAVLPEDRAALELAAERIRAYHARQMPEDARWTEPTGATLGWRWTPVSAAGLYVPGGLASYPSSVLMNAIPAKVAGVERLVIACPTPGGAVNPLVLLAARLAGVDTVYRIGGAQAIAALAYGTATIAPVDKITGPGNAFVAAAKRRVFGKVGIDMIAGPSEILVIADGDTDPDWVALDLLSQAEHDESAQAIVLTPDAGFAQKVIAAVEKRLETLPRAAIAGASWRDYGVVITTRDLVEAAEISNRFAPEHLELCVADPEALAERITHAGAIFLGAWTPEAIGDYVGGPNHVLPTARSARFSSGLSVLDFLKRTTLARMTPAALAAIGPAAERLAISESLSAHGLSVRARLDRLNG from the coding sequence ATGCCGCATGTCCTGACCACCGCCGATGCCGATTTTCCGGCCCGCCTGACCGCCATCCTGTCGATGAAGCGCGAGGATGCGCCCGATGTCGACGCGGCCGTTGCCGCGATCATCGCCGATGTGCGCCACCGGGGCGATGCGGCCGTGATCGAGCTGACCGCGCGCTTTGACCGGCTGGAGCTGACGCCGGGCACGCTGGCCTTTACCCCGGCCGAGATCGACGCCGCCTGCGCCGCCGTCCTGCCCGAGGATCGCGCGGCGCTGGAACTGGCGGCCGAGCGGATCCGGGCCTATCACGCCCGCCAGATGCCCGAAGATGCCCGCTGGACCGAACCCACGGGTGCCACGCTGGGCTGGCGCTGGACGCCGGTTTCGGCAGCGGGGCTCTATGTGCCGGGGGGGCTGGCATCTTATCCGTCGTCGGTGCTGATGAATGCGATCCCGGCCAAGGTGGCGGGGGTGGAACGGCTGGTCATCGCCTGCCCGACACCGGGCGGCGCGGTCAACCCGCTGGTGCTGCTGGCGGCACGGCTGGCGGGGGTGGATACCGTCTATCGCATCGGCGGCGCGCAGGCGATTGCGGCGCTGGCCTATGGAACCGCCACCATCGCGCCGGTGGACAAGATCACCGGCCCGGGCAACGCCTTTGTCGCCGCCGCCAAGCGGCGGGTGTTCGGCAAGGTCGGCATCGACATGATTGCCGGCCCGTCGGAAATTCTGGTCATCGCCGATGGCGACACCGATCCCGACTGGGTGGCGCTGGATCTGCTGAGCCAGGCCGAACACGACGAAAGCGCCCAGGCCATCGTGCTGACCCCGGATGCCGGCTTTGCGCAAAAGGTCATCGCGGCGGTGGAAAAGCGGCTGGAAACCCTGCCGCGCGCCGCCATCGCAGGGGCCAGCTGGCGCGACTATGGCGTGGTGATCACCACCCGCGATCTGGTCGAGGCGGCCGAGATTTCCAACCGCTTTGCACCGGAACACCTGGAGCTGTGCGTGGCAGACCCCGAGGCGCTGGCCGAACGCATCACCCATGCCGGCGCGATCTTCCTGGGCGCCTGGACGCCCGAGGCGATCGGGGATTATGTCGGCGGCCCGAACCACGTGCTGCCCACCGCGCGGTCGGCCCGGTTTTCCAGCGGCTTGTCGGTGCTGGATTTCCTCAAGCGCAC